Proteins from a single region of Desulfovibrio sp. X2:
- a CDS encoding energy transducer TonB: MKRHVLTICCVLAVLLATACAPTARPMLADAGATEEQQREALLRFLAEARKKAAERPGGGVPERMDGPMDAEGIFAQAVVATIKPHWRYPAVKPDPALKALIEIAIARDGTITGYHMVESSGREDFDASTLKAIEDTKQLPVPPTEDLRTIQVNFNLQGLDQ; the protein is encoded by the coding sequence ATGAAACGCCACGTCCTCACCATATGCTGCGTCCTCGCCGTCCTTCTGGCGACGGCGTGCGCCCCGACCGCGCGGCCGATGCTGGCGGACGCCGGGGCGACGGAGGAGCAGCAGCGGGAGGCCCTCCTCCGGTTCCTCGCCGAGGCCAGGAAGAAGGCGGCCGAACGGCCCGGCGGCGGCGTCCCGGAGAGGATGGACGGGCCCATGGACGCGGAGGGGATCTTTGCCCAGGCCGTGGTCGCGACCATCAAGCCGCACTGGCGCTATCCCGCGGTGAAGCCCGACCCGGCGCTCAAGGCCCTGATAGAGATCGCCATCGCCCGGGACGGCACGATCACCGGCTACCACATGGTCGAGTCCTCCGGCCGGGAGGATTTCGACGCTTCGACGCTCAAGGCCATCGAGGACACGAAACAATTGCCCGTACCACCGACCGAGGATTTGCGTACAATCCAGGTCAACTTCAACCTTCAGGGACTCGACCAATAG
- a CDS encoding biopolymer transporter ExbD: protein MAFDYRSNRKFLTEMNLTPLMDLVFNLLIIFMISAPLMNQGLDVDLPKTKAVQDLPTDKDHLVLTVKKDGSIFVDEYQVKADELENYLQKLAVNQKKALYIRGDADVPYGVIMRVMGEAKAAGIDKVGMVAEESAITPATPAKQQEKKK from the coding sequence ATGGCCTTCGACTACAGAAGCAACCGCAAGTTCCTCACGGAGATGAACCTCACTCCGTTGATGGACCTGGTGTTCAACCTCCTGATCATCTTCATGATCTCCGCCCCCCTGATGAACCAGGGCCTGGACGTGGACCTGCCCAAAACCAAGGCGGTGCAGGACCTGCCCACGGACAAGGACCACCTCGTGCTGACCGTGAAGAAGGACGGCAGCATCTTCGTGGACGAGTACCAGGTGAAGGCGGACGAACTGGAAAACTACCTGCAGAAGCTGGCCGTGAACCAGAAGAAGGCCCTGTACATCCGCGGCGACGCGGACGTGCCCTACGGCGTGATCATGCGCGTCATGGGCGAGGCAAAGGCCGCGGGGATCGACAAGGTGGGCATGGTGGCCGAAGAGTCCGCCATCACCCCGGCCACCCCTGCCAAGCAGCAGGAAAAGAAGAAATAA
- a CDS encoding histidinol phosphate phosphatase domain-containing protein, producing the protein MIDLHTHSTFSDGELIPAELVRRAKVAGYKALAVTDHADLSNLEHNIANVLRLTRRYGAFAGIDLLAGAEITHVPPALIPETIAMARKAGAEIVVVHGETVVEPVERGTNLAAIEGGCDVLAHPGLITPEEAALAAEKGVFLEITTRGGHSLSNGHVAAVARAAGARLVINNDAHAPRDLVGPELRRAVALGAGLSQAEYEACEANSRELAARLLGLR; encoded by the coding sequence ATGATCGACCTGCACACCCACTCCACCTTCTCCGACGGCGAGCTCATCCCGGCGGAACTCGTCCGCCGCGCCAAGGTCGCGGGCTACAAGGCCCTGGCCGTCACCGACCACGCCGACCTCTCGAACCTCGAGCACAACATCGCCAACGTGCTGCGCCTGACTAGGCGCTACGGCGCGTTCGCGGGCATCGACCTGCTGGCCGGGGCGGAGATCACCCACGTGCCGCCCGCGCTCATCCCCGAGACCATCGCCATGGCCCGCAAGGCCGGGGCGGAGATCGTGGTCGTGCACGGCGAGACCGTGGTCGAGCCGGTGGAGCGCGGCACCAACCTGGCGGCTATCGAGGGCGGCTGCGACGTGCTCGCCCACCCCGGCCTGATCACCCCGGAGGAGGCGGCCCTCGCCGCCGAGAAGGGGGTCTTCCTCGAGATCACCACGCGCGGCGGCCACAGCCTGTCCAACGGCCACGTGGCCGCGGTGGCCCGCGCCGCCGGCGCCCGCCTGGTCATCAACAACGACGCCCACGCCCCGCGCGACCTCGTCGGGCCGGAGCTTCGGCGCGCCGTGGCCCTGGGCGCGGGGCTCAGCCAGGCCGAATACGAGGCCTGCGAGGCCAATTCCCGCGAACTCGCCGCCCGGCTCCTGGGCCTGCGCTGA
- the pal gene encoding peptidoglycan-associated lipoprotein Pal yields the protein MKAVRTLFVVLMIAVMAAAMGCSSKQAKTEQPAVSNDDAARRAEEEAMRQRQLEEQRRREAAAMAAAQQEIGRMIHFDFDKYDLKPEARSILQAKAQVLKQYANLKIVIEGYCDERGTEEYNLALGERRAKSAYEFLVLMGIQGNRMTTVSYGKSRPLDPAHNEVAWAKNRRCEFKVAN from the coding sequence ATGAAAGCCGTGCGTACGCTTTTCGTGGTGCTCATGATCGCGGTTATGGCCGCTGCCATGGGCTGTTCCAGCAAGCAGGCCAAGACCGAGCAGCCTGCCGTCAGCAACGACGACGCCGCGCGTCGCGCCGAAGAAGAGGCCATGCGTCAGCGTCAGCTCGAGGAGCAGCGTCGTCGTGAGGCTGCCGCCATGGCTGCCGCCCAGCAGGAAATCGGCCGCATGATCCACTTCGACTTCGACAAGTACGATCTGAAGCCGGAGGCTCGCTCCATCCTGCAGGCCAAGGCCCAGGTGCTGAAGCAGTACGCCAACCTGAAGATCGTCATCGAGGGTTACTGCGACGAGCGCGGCACCGAAGAGTACAACCTCGCCCTGGGCGAGCGTCGTGCCAAGTCCGCGTACGAGTTCCTGGTCCTGATGGGCATCCAGGGCAACCGCATGACCACGGTCAGCTACGGCAAGTCCCGTCCGCTGGATCCGGCTCACAACGAGGTCGCCTGGGCCAAGAACCGCCGCTGCGAGTTCAAGGTTGCCAACTAG
- a CDS encoding DinB family protein: MHTDANDVADILDGLSRVPAILESFVRSIPEERLFRTRGEGCWTIAEHVAHLAEVQEMLLGRMQRILAEDTPRFVPFFPEEDECPAEKPRIDVNAALAEFAERRAALLEILPGPGDAAWQRGAEHPEYERYGLYILARHALMHDHWHMYRMEELWLTRDEYFSPG; encoded by the coding sequence ATGCACACTGACGCGAACGACGTCGCGGACATCCTGGACGGGCTTTCCCGCGTGCCCGCGATTCTCGAATCCTTCGTCCGCTCCATTCCCGAGGAGCGGCTCTTCCGCACCCGCGGCGAGGGGTGCTGGACCATCGCCGAGCACGTGGCGCACCTGGCCGAGGTGCAGGAGATGCTGCTCGGCCGCATGCAGCGCATCCTTGCCGAGGACACCCCGCGCTTCGTCCCGTTTTTTCCGGAAGAGGACGAGTGCCCCGCGGAAAAGCCTCGGATAGACGTAAACGCCGCCCTGGCCGAATTTGCCGAGCGCCGGGCCGCCCTGCTGGAGATCCTGCCCGGGCCCGGCGACGCCGCCTGGCAGCGGGGAGCCGAGCATCCCGAGTACGAGCGCTACGGCCTCTACATCCTGGCGCGCCACGCCCTGATGCACGACCACTGGCACATGTACAGGATGGAAGAGCTCTGGCTGACCAGGGACGAGTATTTTTCCCCGGGCTAG
- a CDS encoding NAD-dependent deacylase has protein sequence MESLLARAAKALRGARHAVAFTGAGISVPSGIPDFRSPGGLWSRFDPEEVASIGALRARPRRVWEFLIEAMDFFGRAAPNSAHLALARLEEEGRLAAVITQNIDGLHQAAGSRRVIEFHGGCEHFHCMSCAATYPAAGARRLTREDIPWRCAECGGVIRPDVVFFGEGIPPRAVDETSHHASKADLVIVVGTSGEVAPANQIPLRIKAKGGTVIEINLGPTLYRDVTDIRFDAPAEDILPRLASMVCC, from the coding sequence ATGGAATCCTTGCTCGCGCGTGCGGCGAAAGCCCTGCGCGGGGCACGCCATGCCGTCGCCTTCACGGGCGCCGGCATCTCGGTGCCGTCCGGCATCCCCGACTTCAGAAGTCCCGGCGGTCTGTGGTCCCGCTTCGATCCCGAGGAGGTCGCCTCCATCGGCGCGCTGCGCGCAAGGCCCCGCCGTGTCTGGGAGTTCCTGATCGAGGCCATGGACTTCTTCGGCCGCGCCGCGCCCAATTCCGCCCACCTGGCCCTCGCCCGGCTCGAGGAGGAGGGACGGCTCGCCGCGGTCATCACCCAGAACATCGACGGCCTGCACCAGGCCGCGGGCTCGCGCCGGGTGATCGAGTTCCACGGCGGCTGCGAGCACTTCCACTGCATGTCCTGCGCCGCGACCTACCCGGCCGCCGGGGCGAGGCGGCTCACGCGCGAGGACATCCCCTGGCGCTGCGCCGAATGCGGCGGCGTGATCCGGCCGGACGTGGTCTTCTTCGGCGAGGGCATCCCGCCGCGGGCCGTGGACGAGACCTCGCACCACGCCTCCAAGGCCGACCTGGTGATCGTCGTGGGCACCTCGGGCGAGGTCGCCCCGGCGAACCAGATTCCCCTGCGGATCAAGGCCAAGGGGGGCACCGTGATCGAGATCAACCTCGGTCCGACACTGTACCGTGACGTGACGGACATACGATTCGACGCACCGGCCGAAGATATCCTGCCGCGCCTTGCGTCCATGGTCTGTTGCTAG
- a CDS encoding adenylyl-sulfate kinase, giving the protein MKNGGRVNGRNGRSETGGPSAGEGWAVWITGLPGSGKSTVARAVVEGLTRRGFAAVRLSMDERRKQYFPNPDYSAEEREKAYAMFVDEAAFMVRSGKGVVMDGTAPRLEMRRRARRLIPRFAEIFLRCPVGTAMRREAARPEGLVMAGLYEKALRRQKTGEQVAGLGLVPGVDVPFEEDRKAECVIDAGTLSEDEVCSRAVAFVFLWLVDHYGT; this is encoded by the coding sequence GTGAAGAACGGCGGGCGCGTGAACGGCAGGAACGGCCGCAGTGAGACGGGCGGCCCGTCCGCCGGGGAAGGCTGGGCCGTGTGGATCACGGGGCTGCCCGGATCGGGCAAGAGCACCGTGGCCCGGGCCGTGGTCGAGGGGCTGACCAGGCGCGGCTTCGCGGCCGTGCGCCTGTCCATGGACGAACGGCGCAAGCAGTATTTCCCGAATCCCGACTACTCCGCCGAGGAGCGCGAGAAGGCCTACGCCATGTTCGTGGACGAGGCGGCCTTCATGGTGCGCAGCGGCAAGGGCGTGGTCATGGACGGCACGGCCCCGCGCCTGGAGATGCGCCGCCGCGCGCGCAGGCTCATCCCCCGCTTCGCCGAGATCTTCCTGCGCTGCCCCGTGGGCACGGCCATGCGGCGCGAGGCCGCGCGGCCCGAGGGGCTGGTCATGGCCGGGCTCTACGAGAAGGCCCTGCGCCGCCAGAAGACCGGCGAGCAGGTCGCCGGACTCGGCCTCGTGCCCGGCGTGGACGTACCCTTCGAGGAGGACAGGAAGGCCGAGTGCGTCATCGACGCGGGCACCCTCTCCGAGGACGAGGTCTGCTCGCGCGCCGTGGCCTTCGTCTTCCTCTGGCTCGTGGACCATTACGGCACCTGA
- a CDS encoding phosphatidylglycerophosphatase A, giving the protein MQHDDSELPRPETSLDAFCLSLSTLGYVGRVRPGPGTAGSLVAALVAPTLFLSLPLAGRLAVAAALFVVGGLAATRAEKILGRKDPSCVIIDEVLGQWLAFLPFAALPWWQIGAGFCFFRLFDIAKPWPVKSSERWLPDGFGIMLDDVLAGLYALACMALLRHWL; this is encoded by the coding sequence ATGCAGCACGACGATTCCGAACTTCCGCGGCCCGAAACCAGCCTCGACGCCTTCTGCCTGAGCCTCTCCACCCTCGGCTACGTCGGGCGCGTGCGCCCGGGGCCGGGCACGGCGGGCTCCCTGGTGGCCGCGCTCGTGGCCCCCACGCTCTTCCTCTCCCTGCCCCTGGCGGGCCGTCTGGCCGTGGCCGCCGCGCTCTTCGTCGTGGGCGGGCTGGCCGCGACCCGGGCCGAGAAGATCCTCGGCAGGAAGGACCCCTCCTGCGTGATCATCGACGAGGTCCTGGGACAGTGGCTGGCCTTCCTGCCCTTCGCCGCGTTGCCCTGGTGGCAGATCGGCGCGGGCTTTTGCTTCTTCCGCCTCTTCGACATCGCCAAGCCCTGGCCCGTGAAGAGCTCGGAGCGCTGGCTGCCCGACGGCTTCGGGATCATGCTCGACGACGTCCTGGCCGGTCTCTACGCCCTGGCCTGCATGGCCCTGCTGCGCCACTGGCTCTAG
- a CDS encoding PD40 domain-containing protein codes for MKRHAITICCVLAALLCTALPLAAQGLSVDIYGPGQRQLNFAQTAPLPLKAGQSLPALAQSLQARIQHNLMYMPFLKQMMDNDVLGGMTTAGVTGDKIDFKRFQLSRADLIMTSGWTSTGAEGGDVELRVYESLSGQLLVGKGYSDVKPMNIPDVADRFCAELMRVLTGQGEFFLSEIGYSKKEGNNSNIWLVHSTGHDTQRLTNLDGINEGEGFSFNGKQMAFTHIGMTGHELGVWTEGEGTKLVKLKGSTVIGPTFLPDGQIALSLSFSGTSSIYLLDRDYNIVKPLAQSWGIDVSPCFDAGDKTMVFTSSRDGNPHIFKMDVATGQVSRVTYDGKYNTGPSISPDGRLLVFARLTPQGQRIWLHDMQTGAERQISDGPGDDEDPSFAPDGYYVAFASSRTGEWKIYLTTRHGDPAIPVDTGPGSATSPAWRYKR; via the coding sequence ATGAAACGCCACGCCATCACCATATGCTGCGTCCTCGCCGCGCTCCTCTGCACGGCGCTCCCCCTGGCGGCGCAGGGCCTGTCCGTGGACATCTACGGACCGGGACAGCGCCAGCTCAACTTCGCCCAGACCGCGCCGCTGCCGCTCAAGGCCGGGCAGTCCCTGCCCGCGCTCGCGCAGAGCCTGCAGGCGCGCATCCAGCACAACCTGATGTACATGCCCTTCCTCAAGCAGATGATGGACAACGACGTGCTGGGGGGCATGACCACCGCGGGCGTGACCGGCGACAAGATCGACTTCAAGCGCTTCCAGCTCTCGCGCGCCGACCTGATCATGACCTCGGGCTGGACCTCTACCGGCGCCGAGGGCGGCGACGTGGAGCTGCGCGTCTACGAGAGCCTGTCCGGCCAGCTCCTGGTGGGCAAGGGCTACTCCGACGTCAAGCCCATGAACATCCCGGACGTGGCCGACCGCTTCTGCGCCGAGCTCATGCGCGTGCTCACCGGGCAGGGCGAGTTCTTCCTCTCCGAGATCGGCTACTCCAAGAAGGAAGGCAACAACAGCAACATCTGGCTCGTGCACAGCACCGGCCACGACACCCAGCGCCTGACCAACCTCGACGGCATCAACGAGGGCGAGGGCTTCAGCTTCAACGGCAAGCAGATGGCCTTCACGCACATCGGCATGACCGGCCACGAGCTGGGCGTGTGGACCGAGGGCGAGGGCACCAAGCTCGTCAAGCTCAAGGGCAGCACGGTCATCGGCCCCACCTTCCTGCCCGACGGGCAGATCGCTCTCAGCCTGTCCTTCTCCGGCACGTCGAGCATCTACCTGCTCGACCGCGACTACAACATCGTGAAGCCCCTGGCCCAGAGCTGGGGCATCGACGTCTCGCCGTGCTTCGACGCCGGGGACAAGACCATGGTCTTCACCTCGAGCCGGGACGGCAACCCGCACATCTTCAAGATGGACGTGGCCACCGGCCAGGTCTCCCGCGTGACCTACGACGGCAAGTACAACACCGGACCGAGCATCAGCCCGGACGGCCGCCTGCTGGTCTTCGCCCGCCTCACCCCGCAGGGACAGCGCATCTGGCTGCACGACATGCAGACCGGCGCGGAGCGGCAGATCAGCGACGGCCCGGGCGACGACGAGGATCCGTCCTTCGCGCCTGACGGCTACTATGTGGCCTTTGCGTCCAGCCGCACCGGTGAGTGGAAAATCTACCTCACCACCCGCCACGGCGATCCGGCCATTCCGGTGGACACCGGACCCGGTTCGGCCACCTCCCCCGCCTGGAGGTACAAGCGCTGA
- a CDS encoding MotA/TolQ/ExbB proton channel family protein, which translates to MGEIFLKVMLESGIVIQFVMFLLVAMSIMSWTVVFMKIFGLLRARKECNAEYEAFQQAHDIAGAMKNMDQQTGVYQVGNFALRELRRLEKADLSPSVKGRLAIDNVRRALRQGVSVELDKLGTYLVVLSTCTNIAPFLGLFGTVWGIMRAFNDLGMMKSASLIVVGPGIADALATTVFGLAVAIPSAIFYNMFLGILAGIETTLVNFASAFLNRIQRELAWTAENGE; encoded by the coding sequence ATGGGTGAGATCTTTCTCAAAGTGATGCTCGAGTCCGGCATCGTCATCCAGTTCGTCATGTTCCTTCTCGTGGCCATGTCGATCATGAGCTGGACGGTCGTGTTCATGAAGATCTTCGGTCTGCTTCGCGCCCGCAAGGAGTGCAACGCGGAATACGAGGCCTTCCAGCAGGCGCACGACATCGCCGGGGCCATGAAGAACATGGACCAGCAGACCGGCGTCTACCAGGTGGGCAACTTCGCCCTGCGCGAGCTCCGCCGCCTGGAGAAGGCCGACCTCTCCCCGAGCGTCAAGGGGCGGCTAGCCATCGACAACGTGCGCCGGGCCCTGCGCCAGGGCGTGAGCGTGGAGCTGGACAAGCTGGGCACCTACCTCGTGGTCCTCTCCACCTGCACCAACATCGCCCCGTTCCTCGGCCTGTTCGGCACGGTCTGGGGCATCATGCGCGCCTTCAACGACCTGGGCATGATGAAGAGCGCCTCGCTCATCGTCGTGGGCCCCGGCATCGCGGACGCCCTGGCGACCACGGTCTTCGGCCTGGCCGTGGCCATCCCCTCGGCCATCTTCTACAACATGTTCCTCGGCATCCTCGCGGGCATCGAGACGACGCTGGTCAACTTCGCCTCGGCCTTCCTCAACCGCATCCAGCGCGAGCTCGCCTGGACCGCGGAGAACGGCGAATAA
- a CDS encoding cell envelope integrity protein TolA, producing MRRGFLLSLALHLSVVLAAWIMAVYVPQPMVRLDLPVVQVDVIDLKKLKPGPGGPAPEAPAPKVETPKAEPAPAPQQAEPKPAPAPKAEPTPVPPPPKPEPKPEPKKVEPPKPEPPKEEAKPISEKAKEQPKPEPPKEEPKKPEPKKEEPKPEPKKEEAKKEPPKKPEPTPQDIMRQALDQAKKQSATEAKKAEQAERSAVAQTLAAAKKEASKQPAGGGTPGGEGTESGVSMIYAQAVVATIKPHWRYPAVKPDPSLAATVEIAIAQDGTITGYRMVKASGRPDFDSSVLKAVDETKQLPVPPTKDLRTIQVNFNLQELSQ from the coding sequence ATGCGCCGCGGTTTCCTCCTCTCACTGGCCCTGCACCTGAGCGTGGTGCTGGCCGCCTGGATCATGGCCGTCTACGTGCCGCAGCCCATGGTCCGGCTCGACCTGCCCGTGGTCCAGGTGGACGTCATCGACCTGAAGAAGCTGAAGCCCGGCCCCGGCGGCCCGGCCCCGGAGGCCCCCGCGCCCAAGGTCGAGACGCCGAAGGCCGAGCCCGCGCCTGCGCCGCAGCAGGCGGAGCCAAAGCCAGCGCCCGCGCCGAAGGCCGAGCCCACGCCCGTGCCTCCGCCGCCCAAGCCCGAACCCAAGCCTGAGCCCAAGAAGGTCGAGCCGCCCAAGCCCGAGCCTCCCAAGGAAGAGGCCAAGCCCATCAGCGAGAAGGCCAAGGAGCAGCCGAAGCCGGAGCCTCCCAAGGAGGAGCCGAAGAAGCCCGAGCCGAAGAAGGAAGAGCCCAAGCCCGAGCCCAAGAAGGAGGAAGCCAAGAAGGAGCCTCCCAAGAAGCCCGAGCCCACGCCGCAGGACATCATGCGCCAGGCGCTCGATCAGGCCAAGAAGCAGAGCGCGACGGAGGCCAAGAAGGCCGAGCAGGCCGAGCGTTCGGCAGTGGCCCAGACCCTGGCCGCGGCCAAGAAGGAGGCCTCCAAGCAGCCCGCGGGCGGCGGCACCCCGGGCGGCGAGGGCACCGAGTCCGGCGTGTCCATGATCTACGCCCAGGCCGTGGTCGCGACCATCAAGCCGCACTGGCGCTATCCCGCGGTGAAGCCCGACCCGAGCCTCGCGGCCACGGTGGAGATCGCCATCGCCCAGGACGGGACCATCACCGGCTACAGGATGGTCAAGGCCTCGGGCAGGCCCGACTTCGACTCCTCGGTGCTCAAGGCCGTGGACGAGACGAAACAATTGCCTGTACCACCGACCAAGGATTTGCGTACAATCCAGGTCAACTTCAACCTTCAGGAACTCAGCCAATAG
- the miaB gene encoding tRNA (N6-isopentenyl adenosine(37)-C2)-methylthiotransferase MiaB, with translation MRFHVITFGCQMNVGDSDWLSRSLLALGWERVPAAEADVVVVNTCSVRKKPEEKVYSLLGRLRDMMQGRPGTFVAVGGCLAQQVGADFFGRFPHVRLVFGTDATASVPQALARLAAEPRLRLSLLDFSEEYAPRERPDLAGGGQVVPDQAFVTIMQGCDNFCAYCIVPHVRGRQKSRAAADVLAECREWLGAGASELTLLGQNVNSYGQDAAGDGTSFAELLYRVAELPGLRRLRFTTSHPKDIAPEVIRAFAELPVLAPHLHLPLQSGSDRILALMGRKYDRARYLEIVAALREARPELTLSTDLIVGFPTETEEEFGETLSVVEEVGFESSFFFLYNDRPGVRSVKIEPKVSEAVKTRRLLELQALQDGLTEKAYAALVGTETEIMYVGRSRVDRDAEGSALAEGLTSWAGRDAWGRVVNVAVSGDADLTGAFARVKIEKAKKHSLTATQLGATWSK, from the coding sequence ATGCGATTCCACGTTATTACCTTCGGCTGCCAGATGAACGTCGGCGACTCGGACTGGCTCTCCCGCTCGCTCCTCGCCCTGGGGTGGGAGAGGGTCCCGGCCGCCGAGGCCGACGTCGTGGTGGTCAACACCTGCAGCGTGCGCAAAAAGCCGGAAGAGAAGGTCTACAGTCTGCTCGGCCGCCTGCGCGACATGATGCAGGGCCGCCCCGGAACCTTCGTGGCCGTGGGCGGCTGCCTGGCGCAGCAGGTGGGGGCCGACTTCTTCGGCCGCTTCCCCCACGTGCGCCTGGTCTTCGGCACGGACGCCACGGCCTCCGTGCCCCAGGCCCTGGCGCGCCTGGCCGCGGAGCCCAGGCTCCGCCTCTCGCTCCTGGACTTCAGCGAGGAGTACGCCCCGCGCGAGCGCCCGGACCTCGCGGGCGGCGGACAGGTCGTGCCCGACCAGGCCTTCGTGACCATCATGCAGGGCTGCGACAACTTCTGCGCCTACTGCATCGTGCCCCACGTGCGGGGACGGCAGAAGTCGCGCGCGGCGGCCGACGTGCTCGCCGAGTGCCGCGAGTGGCTTGGCGCGGGCGCGTCCGAGTTGACGCTGCTCGGCCAGAACGTCAACTCCTACGGCCAGGACGCCGCGGGCGACGGCACGAGCTTCGCGGAGCTCCTGTACCGCGTGGCCGAGCTGCCCGGACTGCGCCGCCTGCGCTTCACCACCTCGCACCCCAAGGACATCGCGCCCGAGGTCATCCGCGCCTTCGCCGAGCTGCCCGTGCTCGCCCCGCACCTGCATCTTCCGCTGCAGTCCGGCTCGGACAGGATCCTCGCCCTCATGGGCCGCAAGTACGACCGCGCGCGCTACCTCGAGATCGTGGCCGCGCTGCGCGAGGCGCGCCCCGAGCTGACGCTCTCCACCGACCTCATCGTCGGCTTCCCCACCGAGACCGAGGAGGAATTCGGCGAGACGCTCTCCGTGGTCGAGGAGGTGGGCTTCGAGTCGAGCTTCTTCTTCCTTTATAATGATCGTCCGGGCGTGCGCTCGGTGAAGATCGAGCCCAAGGTCTCCGAGGCCGTGAAGACGCGCCGCCTCCTCGAGCTGCAGGCCCTGCAGGACGGCCTGACCGAGAAGGCCTACGCCGCGCTCGTGGGCACCGAGACAGAGATCATGTACGTGGGCAGGAGCCGCGTGGACCGCGACGCCGAGGGGAGCGCCCTGGCCGAGGGGCTGACCTCCTGGGCCGGTCGCGACGCCTGGGGCCGGGTGGTCAACGTGGCGGTTTCGGGCGATGCGGATTTGACCGGCGCCTTCGCCCGTGTCAAGATCGAAAAGGCCAAGAAGCATTCCCTCACCGCCACGCAACTGGGGGCGACATGGTCGAAGTGA
- a CDS encoding diheme cytochrome c codes for MRIDLDGSERNFLSFFFFRGNLKEIQKSTKTNQSEKFDMYRASILMVLAMFFSSLAPFAAEADDHGRHDRHRERHRGQELVEDAVPAPANDLYIKTCGSCHMAYPPALLNAASWSALIHGSDDHFGNALSLDENDAQELERYLKESAAENAPGELARDISEDLGNRVVLRITDVPEIRKEHRKIRAEVLSRQSIGSLSNCIACHTGADRGVFDDDSVRIPHE; via the coding sequence GTGCGAATTGATTTGGATGGGTCTGAAAGAAATTTCTTGTCGTTTTTTTTCTTCCGTGGAAATTTAAAAGAGATACAAAAAAGTACGAAAACTAATCAAAGCGAGAAATTCGATATGTACAGGGCGTCTATCTTAATGGTCCTGGCAATGTTTTTTTCAAGTCTTGCACCTTTTGCCGCCGAGGCCGATGACCATGGAAGGCACGATAGGCATCGGGAAAGGCATCGCGGACAAGAGCTCGTAGAAGATGCTGTCCCAGCTCCTGCCAATGATTTATATATAAAAACGTGCGGCTCATGCCACATGGCGTATCCACCTGCCTTGTTGAACGCTGCATCATGGTCTGCCTTGATACATGGTTCTGACGACCATTTCGGCAATGCACTCTCGCTTGATGAAAACGACGCGCAGGAACTTGAGCGTTATCTGAAAGAATCTGCGGCGGAAAACGCCCCGGGAGAATTGGCGAGAGATATTTCCGAAGACTTGGGGAACAGAGTTGTCTTACGTATTACGGATGTTCCTGAAATTCGAAAAGAGCACCGTAAAATAAGAGCGGAAGTGCTTTCAAGGCAGTCAATCGGAAGTCTTTCCAACTGCATTGCATGTCACACCGGTGCTGATCGTGGAGTTTTTGATGACGATTCAGTGCGCATCCCCCATGAGTGA
- a CDS encoding bifunctional nuclease family protein has product MVEVKVFGLALDEDSQVPILILKDMGEEKALPIWIGAMEAMSISMALNDVALPRPMTHDLLLSVIHQMGGEIKAVEVVDLREGTYYAEIEVATNNDVRRIDARPSDAIALAIRAKAPIRVAEQVLEQAASDGKTPGKPVLRGEDANKWNDILEKFDPEDKYKM; this is encoded by the coding sequence ATGGTCGAAGTGAAGGTTTTCGGACTTGCGCTGGACGAAGATTCCCAGGTGCCCATCCTGATCCTCAAGGACATGGGCGAAGAGAAGGCGCTGCCCATATGGATCGGCGCCATGGAAGCCATGTCCATCTCCATGGCGCTGAACGACGTGGCCCTGCCGCGTCCCATGACCCACGACCTGCTGCTCTCCGTGATCCACCAGATGGGCGGCGAGATAAAGGCCGTGGAGGTCGTGGACCTGCGCGAGGGCACCTACTACGCCGAGATCGAGGTGGCCACGAACAACGACGTGCGGCGCATCGACGCGCGCCCCTCGGACGCCATCGCCCTGGCCATCCGCGCCAAGGCGCCCATCCGCGTGGCCGAGCAGGTGCTGGAGCAGGCCGCGAGCGACGGCAAGACCCCGGGCAAGCCCGTGCTGCGCGGCGAGGACGCCAACAAGTGGAACGACATCCTCGAGAAGTTCGACCCCGAGGACAAATACAAGATGTGA